In a single window of the Pandoraea pulmonicola genome:
- a CDS encoding M20 aminoacylase family protein yields MKLIPEIDAARGEIQSIRRDIHAHPELCFEEKRTSDVVADTLTKWGIPIHRGLGTTGVVGIIKNGTSDRAIGLRADMDALPIHEANTFEHASKHEGKMHACGHDGHTAMLLAAAQYLQKHRNFDGTVYLIFQPAEEGGGGAREMIKDGLFERFPMQAVFGMHNWPGVPSGTFAVTPGPMMASSNEFKITLRGKGTHAGIPHAGIDPVIAAVQVAQALQSIITRNKRPIDAAVLSITQIHAGDTTNVVPDEAWLGGTIRTFSIEVLDLIESRLREVSEFVAKGLGCTANIEFHRNYPPTINDPAMAALCADVMREVVGDENVNDKVEPTMGAEDFSFMLLEKPGAYVFIGNGDGTHRDSGHGLGPCNLHNASYDFNDDLLPLGGTYWVKLVETYFGRDR; encoded by the coding sequence ATGAAGCTCATTCCAGAAATCGACGCCGCTCGCGGCGAAATTCAATCCATCCGACGTGACATTCATGCTCATCCGGAACTCTGCTTCGAAGAGAAACGGACGTCAGACGTCGTTGCCGATACGCTCACCAAGTGGGGTATCCCCATCCACCGCGGACTCGGGACGACCGGCGTCGTCGGCATTATCAAGAATGGCACCAGCGACCGCGCGATTGGACTTCGCGCCGACATGGACGCGCTGCCTATCCACGAAGCCAATACGTTCGAACACGCGTCGAAGCATGAGGGCAAGATGCACGCATGCGGCCACGACGGACACACGGCCATGCTGCTTGCTGCGGCGCAATATCTTCAGAAGCATCGCAATTTCGACGGGACCGTCTATCTGATCTTCCAACCGGCGGAAGAAGGCGGTGGCGGTGCACGCGAAATGATCAAGGATGGCCTGTTCGAGCGCTTCCCGATGCAGGCCGTTTTCGGCATGCACAACTGGCCAGGCGTGCCGAGCGGCACATTCGCCGTGACGCCCGGTCCGATGATGGCGTCGAGCAACGAATTCAAGATCACGCTGCGCGGTAAGGGGACCCATGCGGGCATTCCGCATGCCGGCATCGATCCCGTGATCGCGGCAGTGCAGGTAGCACAGGCGCTGCAGAGCATCATCACGCGTAACAAGCGTCCGATCGATGCGGCCGTGCTATCCATTACCCAGATCCACGCCGGCGACACGACCAATGTCGTGCCCGACGAAGCCTGGCTCGGGGGCACGATTCGCACGTTCTCGATCGAGGTGCTGGACCTGATCGAGTCGCGGCTGCGCGAAGTTTCGGAATTCGTGGCAAAGGGCCTCGGTTGCACGGCTAACATCGAATTCCACCGCAATTACCCTCCGACCATCAACGATCCCGCCATGGCGGCCCTGTGTGCGGACGTCATGCGTGAAGTCGTGGGCGACGAGAACGTCAACGACAAAGTCGAGCCGACGATGGGCGCGGAAGACTTCTCGTTCATGCTGCTGGAAAAGCCCGGGGCATATGTTTTCATCGGTAACGGTGACGGTACGCACCGCGACAGCGGCCACGGTCTCGGTCCGTGCAACCTGCACAATGCGAGCTACGACTTCAACGATGACCTGCTGCCGCTCGGAGGCACTTATTGGGTCAAACTGGTCGAGACGTATTTCGGTCGGGATCGGTAA
- a CDS encoding DUF3047 domain-containing protein produces the protein MNSIQIKRHATWRTGKMYVIAALVTAGIGGCASPSSKDSQTIAKVVSAHNDDIAPLSAAVSPDGLPPHWEAYLVTRNKRLTTYEQISDDDGIAVIHAQVDESASGIAQKLDIPIHTGAKLTWRWRADALPTDADIRTKRFDDAPVRIALAFDGDPAKLTMQDHLHRELARLVSGRELPYATLVYTWGDRQFSKDEVIANPYTGRIRSVVVERGDANLGKWLIYSRDIAKDYERAFGEPAGRLIGIAIMSDGDNTRSKYTAWYGDIRLDADAIPTTTAAK, from the coding sequence GTGAATTCAATTCAAATCAAACGCCATGCAACGTGGCGTACCGGCAAGATGTACGTCATTGCCGCCTTGGTGACTGCGGGGATTGGCGGGTGCGCTTCCCCGAGTTCGAAGGACAGCCAGACGATTGCCAAAGTCGTGTCTGCGCACAACGACGATATCGCTCCACTGTCTGCCGCAGTATCCCCTGATGGACTGCCTCCGCATTGGGAAGCCTATCTTGTCACTCGCAACAAGCGCCTGACGACCTACGAGCAGATATCGGATGACGATGGCATAGCCGTCATTCATGCTCAAGTCGATGAGTCGGCTTCCGGCATTGCTCAAAAGCTGGATATCCCCATCCATACCGGCGCAAAACTGACGTGGCGTTGGCGTGCCGATGCTTTACCCACCGATGCGGACATCCGTACGAAGCGTTTCGACGATGCTCCCGTCCGCATCGCCCTCGCTTTTGACGGAGACCCTGCGAAGTTGACTATGCAGGATCATCTCCATCGCGAATTGGCTCGCCTGGTGAGTGGCCGTGAACTTCCTTATGCGACGCTGGTGTATACCTGGGGCGACAGGCAGTTCTCGAAGGACGAGGTCATCGCGAATCCCTATACCGGGCGTATCCGATCCGTGGTCGTCGAGCGCGGCGACGCAAATCTCGGCAAATGGCTGATCTACTCGCGAGATATTGCCAAGGACTATGAGAGAGCCTTCGGTGAGCCGGCAGGACGACTGATCGGCATCGCGATCATGAGTGATGGTGATAACACTCGATCCAAATATACGGCGTGGTATGGCGATATCCGCCTGGATGCTGACGCAATCCCTACAACAACGGCTGCGAAATAG
- a CDS encoding basic amino acid ABC transporter substrate-binding protein — protein sequence MSINRRAFALALVVASGLLLGACGKNEESAAGRSVGPQGSQPVYVVGSDAAYAPFEFETDTRQIAGFDIDVMKAVADKAGISIRFINTPFEGIFNSLVQGDRDILISAITITDERSKQMDFSTPYFEASQLIAVPVNSTVQKFDDLKSLKVGVQTATTGDEVVQKLMGKNNPAVKRFEGTPLAMKELEAGGVDAVVADNGVVVNFIANNPNAKLRTVADSNFPKEYYGIAVRKGDAELLAKINKGIDAIKADGTYDTIYERYFGKK from the coding sequence ATGTCGATCAACCGACGTGCATTTGCGCTGGCCTTGGTAGTGGCCTCCGGGCTGCTGTTGGGTGCCTGCGGGAAGAATGAAGAATCGGCTGCAGGCCGGTCGGTCGGGCCCCAGGGCTCGCAACCTGTGTACGTCGTCGGCTCGGACGCTGCCTACGCGCCGTTCGAGTTCGAAACCGATACCCGTCAGATCGCCGGTTTCGATATCGATGTGATGAAGGCCGTCGCCGATAAGGCGGGCATCTCCATCCGGTTCATCAATACGCCTTTCGAGGGAATCTTCAACTCGCTGGTGCAGGGCGACAGGGATATTCTGATTTCCGCGATCACCATCACGGATGAGCGTAGCAAGCAAATGGATTTCTCGACACCTTACTTCGAGGCGTCGCAGCTCATCGCCGTACCGGTCAACTCGACCGTGCAGAAGTTCGATGACCTGAAGTCGCTGAAGGTCGGTGTGCAGACGGCGACGACGGGTGACGAAGTCGTGCAGAAGCTCATGGGCAAGAACAATCCGGCCGTGAAGCGCTTCGAAGGCACGCCGCTCGCGATGAAGGAGCTCGAGGCAGGAGGCGTCGACGCCGTGGTGGCCGACAACGGCGTGGTGGTGAACTTCATCGCGAATAATCCGAACGCCAAGCTTCGTACGGTTGCGGACAGCAACTTCCCGAAGGAGTACTACGGCATCGCCGTGCGCAAGGGGGATGCCGAACTGCTCGCGAAGATCAACAAGGGGATCGATGCGATCAAGGCCGACGGCACGTACGACACCATCTACGAGCGCTACTTCGGCAAGAAGTAA
- a CDS encoding enoyl-CoA hydratase, giving the protein MTYENILVETRGRVGLITLNRPKALNALNDALMDELGAALTAFDADEAIGCMVITGSEKAFAAGADIGMMSKYTFADVFKGDYITRNWETVRRIRKPVIAAVSGFALGGGCELAMMCDFIIAADNAKFGQPEIKLGVIPGAGGTQRLTRAVSKAKAMDMCLTARFMDASEAERAGLVSRVVPLDTLLDEAIGAANTICEYSLPVVMAAKEAVNRAFESTLDEGVQFERRLFHSLFALEDQKEGMAAFVEKRKPVFKHR; this is encoded by the coding sequence ATGACGTACGAGAACATTCTGGTGGAGACGCGCGGCCGCGTCGGTCTGATCACGCTGAATCGTCCGAAAGCACTCAATGCGCTGAACGATGCCCTCATGGACGAACTGGGGGCGGCGCTTACGGCGTTCGACGCCGACGAGGCCATCGGCTGCATGGTGATCACCGGCAGCGAGAAGGCGTTTGCCGCGGGTGCCGACATCGGCATGATGTCGAAGTACACCTTCGCCGACGTGTTCAAGGGCGACTACATCACGCGCAACTGGGAGACGGTGCGCCGCATCCGCAAGCCGGTGATCGCGGCCGTGTCGGGTTTTGCGCTGGGCGGCGGCTGTGAGCTGGCGATGATGTGCGATTTCATCATCGCGGCGGACAACGCGAAGTTCGGCCAGCCGGAAATCAAGCTCGGCGTGATTCCGGGTGCGGGCGGCACGCAGCGTCTGACGCGTGCGGTGTCGAAGGCCAAGGCCATGGACATGTGCCTGACGGCCCGCTTCATGGATGCCTCCGAAGCCGAGCGTGCCGGACTGGTGTCGCGCGTGGTACCGCTCGACACGCTGCTCGACGAAGCCATCGGTGCAGCCAATACCATCTGCGAATACTCGCTGCCGGTCGTCATGGCGGCCAAGGAAGCGGTCAATCGCGCCTTCGAATCGACGCTCGACGAGGGCGTGCAGTTCGAGCGTCGTCTGTTCCATTCGCTGTTCGCGCTGGAAGATCAGAAGGAAGGCATGGCGGCGTTCGTCGAAAAGCGCAAGCCGGTCTTCAAGCATCGCTGA
- the paaN gene encoding phenylacetic acid degradation protein PaaN, which yields MTHSLFAKHQETLERALQAIATRGYWSPFTEMPSPRAYGETAAADGEAAFKQYLNAAFPLTQRASTGSVGQEVSPFGFPLGTTYPGFEIDALLARVSDAHKTWRAASPQAWVGVSLEILKRLNERSFEMANAVMHTTGQAFMMAFQAGGPHAQDRGLEAVAYAWDELRRIPDSAYWEKPQGKNPPLAMEKRYTVVPRGVALVLGCCTFPTWNGYPGLFASLATGNAVIVKPHPGAILPLAITVKIAREVLEEAGFDPDVVTLAATNPNDGAIVQQLAKRDEVRVIDFTGSTANGDWLETNARQAQVYTEKAGVNQIVIDSTDDLKGMARNIGFSLALYSGQMCTAPQNIYIPRDGIQTPDGKVSFDEVVAAIAGSVQKTCGDPAKAVELLGAIQNEGVLARIDEARKVGRVVLDSQSLQHPAFADARVRTPLIVALDVADETTYTREWFGPITFVIAVDSSAQAFALAGRTAAKHGALTLSAYTTSAEGEALALDAALEGRVALSLNLTGGVFVNQSAAYSDYHGTGGNPAANASLADAAFVANRFRVVQSRHHVAAKSEAGAA from the coding sequence ATGACTCATTCCCTCTTCGCCAAACACCAAGAGACCCTCGAGCGCGCTCTGCAGGCCATCGCCACGCGTGGTTACTGGAGCCCGTTTACCGAAATGCCGAGCCCGCGTGCCTACGGCGAAACGGCCGCCGCCGATGGCGAAGCCGCCTTCAAGCAATATCTGAATGCCGCATTCCCGCTCACGCAGCGCGCCAGCACGGGCAGCGTCGGCCAGGAAGTCTCGCCATTCGGCTTCCCGTTGGGCACGACCTACCCCGGATTCGAGATCGACGCGTTGCTCGCACGCGTAAGCGATGCCCACAAGACCTGGCGCGCCGCATCGCCGCAGGCTTGGGTGGGCGTGTCGCTGGAAATCCTCAAGCGACTGAACGAACGCAGCTTCGAGATGGCCAACGCCGTCATGCACACCACGGGTCAGGCTTTCATGATGGCCTTCCAGGCCGGCGGCCCGCACGCGCAGGATCGCGGTCTCGAAGCCGTGGCCTACGCGTGGGACGAACTGCGCCGCATTCCGGACTCTGCCTACTGGGAAAAGCCGCAAGGTAAGAACCCGCCGCTGGCGATGGAGAAGCGTTACACCGTCGTGCCACGCGGCGTGGCGCTGGTGCTCGGCTGCTGCACGTTCCCGACGTGGAACGGCTACCCGGGCCTGTTCGCGAGCCTCGCGACCGGCAACGCCGTGATCGTCAAGCCGCATCCGGGCGCGATCCTGCCGCTCGCCATCACCGTGAAGATCGCCCGTGAAGTGCTCGAGGAAGCCGGTTTCGATCCGGACGTCGTGACGCTCGCCGCCACCAATCCGAACGACGGCGCCATCGTCCAGCAACTGGCCAAGCGCGACGAAGTGCGCGTGATCGACTTCACCGGCAGCACCGCCAACGGCGACTGGCTGGAGACCAACGCCCGTCAGGCACAGGTCTACACCGAGAAGGCCGGCGTGAACCAGATCGTGATCGACTCGACGGACGACCTCAAGGGCATGGCCCGCAACATCGGTTTCTCGCTGGCGTTGTACTCAGGCCAGATGTGCACCGCGCCACAGAACATCTACATCCCGCGTGACGGCATCCAGACGCCGGACGGCAAGGTCTCGTTCGACGAAGTCGTCGCCGCCATTGCCGGCAGCGTCCAGAAGACCTGCGGCGACCCGGCCAAAGCCGTGGAGCTGCTCGGCGCCATCCAGAACGAAGGCGTCCTCGCGCGCATCGACGAGGCCCGCAAGGTCGGTCGTGTCGTGCTCGACAGCCAGTCGCTGCAACACCCTGCCTTTGCCGACGCCCGCGTGCGCACGCCGCTCATCGTGGCGCTCGACGTGGCCGACGAAACGACCTACACGCGCGAATGGTTCGGCCCGATCACCTTCGTGATCGCCGTGGACAGCAGCGCCCAGGCCTTCGCACTGGCCGGTCGCACCGCCGCCAAACACGGCGCGCTCACGCTGTCGGCCTACACGACGAGCGCCGAAGGCGAAGCCCTGGCGCTCGACGCCGCGCTCGAAGGCCGCGTCGCGCTGTCGCTGAACCTGACCGGCGGCGTCTTCGTCAACCAATCGGCCGCCTACTCGGACTACCATGGCACGGGCGGCAACCCGGCCGCGAACGCCAGCCTGGCGGACGCCGCTTTCGTCGCCAATCGTTTCCGCGTCGTGCAAAGCCGCCACCACGTGGCCGCCAAGTCCGAAGCGGGCGCCGCCTGA
- the pcaF gene encoding 3-oxoadipyl-CoA thiolase, producing MTEAFICDAIRTPIGRYGGALKDVRADNLGAIPLKALMARNPNVDWTLIDDAIYGCANQAGEDNRNVARMAALLAELPVDVPGATLNRLCGSGMDAIGTAARAIKAGEAGLMIAGGVESMTRAPFVMGKADSAFARQAAIFDTTIGWRFINPLMKAQYGVDSMPETAENVADDFKINREDQDRFALRSQEKAARAQADGTLAQEITPVSIPQKKGDAVVVERDEHPRATSLEALAKLKGVVRPDGTVTAGNASGVNDGACALLLASESAAKLHGLTPRARVLGMATAGVAPRIMGIGPAPATVKLLRQLNMTLDQFDVIELNEAFASQGLAVLRQLGIADDDARVNPNGGAIALGHPLGASGARLVTTAMYQLHRTGGRYALCTMCIGVGQGIAIAIERV from the coding sequence ATGACCGAAGCCTTCATCTGCGACGCGATCCGCACGCCCATCGGCCGTTACGGCGGCGCCCTGAAGGACGTGCGTGCCGATAATCTCGGCGCGATCCCGCTCAAGGCGCTCATGGCGCGCAACCCGAACGTCGACTGGACGCTGATCGACGACGCCATCTACGGCTGCGCGAACCAGGCCGGCGAAGACAACCGCAACGTGGCGCGCATGGCCGCGCTGCTCGCCGAACTGCCGGTCGATGTACCGGGCGCCACGCTCAACCGCCTGTGCGGCTCGGGCATGGACGCCATCGGCACCGCGGCGCGCGCCATCAAGGCGGGCGAAGCCGGTCTGATGATCGCCGGCGGCGTGGAGTCGATGACGCGCGCACCGTTCGTGATGGGCAAGGCCGACAGCGCGTTCGCGCGTCAGGCGGCGATTTTCGACACGACCATCGGCTGGCGTTTCATCAATCCGCTGATGAAGGCGCAGTACGGCGTGGACTCGATGCCGGAGACGGCCGAAAACGTGGCCGACGACTTCAAGATCAACCGCGAAGACCAGGACCGTTTCGCGCTGCGCAGCCAGGAGAAGGCCGCACGCGCCCAAGCCGACGGCACGCTCGCGCAGGAAATCACGCCGGTGTCGATCCCGCAGAAAAAGGGCGACGCCGTCGTCGTGGAGCGTGACGAACATCCGCGCGCCACGAGCCTCGAAGCGCTGGCCAAGCTCAAGGGCGTGGTGCGCCCGGACGGCACCGTGACGGCCGGCAATGCCTCGGGCGTGAACGACGGCGCCTGCGCCCTGCTGCTCGCGAGCGAGAGCGCCGCCAAGCTGCACGGCCTCACGCCACGCGCCCGCGTGCTCGGCATGGCCACTGCCGGTGTCGCTCCGCGCATCATGGGCATCGGCCCGGCGCCGGCGACCGTCAAGCTGCTCAGGCAATTGAACATGACGCTGGACCAGTTCGACGTGATCGAACTCAACGAAGCCTTCGCCAGCCAGGGTCTGGCCGTGCTGCGTCAGCTCGGCATTGCCGACGACGACGCACGCGTGAACCCGAACGGCGGCGCGATCGCCCTGGGCCATCCGCTGGGCGCCTCGGGTGCGCGCCTGGTGACCACCGCGATGTACCAGTTGCACCGCACGGGTGGCCGCTACGCGCTGTGCACGATGTGCATCGGCGTGGGCCAAGGCATTGCGATCGCGATCGAGCGCGTCTGA
- the paaG gene encoding 2-(1,2-epoxy-1,2-dihydrophenyl)acetyl-CoA isomerase PaaG, producing the protein MTATVQLTLQANVATITLNRPEKLNSFTRQMHAELRDALDAAQAQGARAIVLTGAGRGFCAGQDLADLDFTPGASTDLGALIDENFNPLVRKLRAMPLPIVAAVNGIAAGAGANLALACDIVLAGASVNFLQAFVKIGLLPDTGGTWFLPQRVGMARAMGLAMLGDKLSAEQAEQWGLIWRCVDDDALMPEAQKLAAHLAAQPTRALATIKEALYASATNTLDQQLDLERDGQRALGASYDYAEGVNAFLEKRAPKFEGR; encoded by the coding sequence ATGACCGCCACGGTTCAACTGACGCTGCAAGCCAACGTCGCGACGATCACGCTCAACCGCCCCGAGAAGCTCAACAGCTTCACGCGGCAGATGCACGCCGAACTGCGCGACGCGCTCGACGCCGCGCAGGCGCAAGGCGCGCGAGCCATTGTCCTCACGGGGGCCGGCCGCGGCTTCTGCGCGGGGCAGGATCTGGCGGACCTCGACTTCACGCCGGGCGCCTCGACCGACCTCGGCGCACTGATCGACGAGAACTTCAACCCGCTCGTGCGCAAGCTGCGCGCGATGCCCCTGCCGATCGTCGCGGCCGTGAACGGCATCGCCGCCGGCGCGGGCGCGAACCTGGCGCTCGCATGCGACATCGTGCTCGCGGGGGCTTCGGTGAACTTCCTGCAGGCCTTCGTGAAGATCGGCCTGCTGCCGGACACGGGCGGCACGTGGTTCCTGCCGCAGCGCGTCGGCATGGCGCGCGCCATGGGCCTGGCCATGCTCGGCGACAAGCTCTCGGCGGAGCAGGCGGAGCAATGGGGCCTGATCTGGCGCTGTGTCGACGACGACGCGCTGATGCCGGAGGCGCAGAAGCTCGCCGCCCATCTGGCTGCGCAGCCCACCCGTGCGCTCGCGACCATCAAGGAAGCGCTGTACGCCTCGGCGACCAACACGCTCGATCAGCAGCTCGATCTGGAGCGCGACGGACAGCGTGCGCTGGGCGCGTCGTACGACTACGCCGAAGGCGTGAACGCATTCCTCGAAAAACGCGCTCCGAAGTTCGAGGGACGTTGA
- the paaI gene encoding hydroxyphenylacetyl-CoA thioesterase PaaI, with translation MSPSTPATTAIAEMTPEALARATGDAMYRSDRASQWLGMELQEVRPGYARMTMYVRDEFLNGHAICHGGLMFTLADSTFAFACNSYNVNAVAAGCSIEFLKPVSGGDTLTAEAQEQVLSGRHGIYDIRVTNAAGDVVAMFRGKSAQIKGTVI, from the coding sequence ATGAGCCCGAGCACCCCCGCTACGACGGCGATCGCCGAAATGACCCCGGAAGCACTGGCCCGCGCCACGGGCGACGCCATGTACCGCAGCGACCGTGCGAGCCAATGGCTGGGCATGGAACTGCAGGAAGTGCGTCCGGGTTATGCTCGCATGACGATGTACGTGCGCGACGAATTCCTCAACGGCCACGCCATCTGCCACGGCGGCCTGATGTTCACACTGGCCGACTCGACCTTCGCGTTCGCGTGCAACAGCTACAACGTCAACGCGGTGGCGGCCGGTTGCAGCATCGAATTCCTGAAGCCGGTCTCGGGCGGGGACACGCTCACGGCCGAAGCCCAGGAACAGGTGCTCTCGGGACGCCATGGCATCTACGACATTCGCGTGACGAACGCCGCCGGCGACGTGGTGGCGATGTTCCGCGGCAAGTCCGCGCAGATCAAGGGCACCGTCATCTGA
- the paaK gene encoding phenylacetate--CoA ligase PaaK, whose amino-acid sequence MTTALPLEPIEKASLDELRALQLERLKTTLRHAYDNSPVYRRKFDEAGVHPDDLGSLADLAKFPFTTKQDLRDSYPFGMFAVPMEQVSRVHASSGTTGKPTVVGYTANDISTWADLVARSIRASGARRGDKVHISYGYGLFTGGLGAHYGAERAGLTVIPFGGGQTEKQVQLIQDFKPDIIMVTPSYMLAIADELERQGIVAAESSLRIGIFGAEPWTNDMRSAIEKRMGIDAVDIYGLSEVMGPGVACECAETKDGPTIWEDHFYPEIIDPETGEVLPDGEFGELVFTSLTKEALPIIRYRTRDLTRLLPGTARTMRRMEKITGRSDDMMIIRGVNVFPSQIEELLLRQPVLSPHYQIILDKEGPMDTMAVEVEAAVGCDDASALQTAGGELKRDIKTLIGVSCAVRVKPVGGIERSVGKARRVIDKRPR is encoded by the coding sequence ATGACCACCGCCTTGCCGCTCGAGCCGATCGAGAAAGCGAGCCTCGACGAACTGCGCGCCCTTCAGCTCGAACGTCTGAAGACAACGTTGCGGCATGCCTACGACAACTCGCCGGTCTATCGTCGGAAGTTCGACGAAGCCGGCGTCCACCCGGACGATCTGGGTTCGCTGGCCGATCTGGCCAAATTCCCGTTCACGACGAAGCAGGATCTGCGCGACAGCTATCCGTTCGGCATGTTCGCCGTGCCGATGGAACAGGTCTCGCGCGTGCATGCGTCCTCCGGCACCACGGGCAAGCCGACGGTCGTGGGCTACACCGCCAACGATATCAGCACGTGGGCCGATCTGGTGGCGCGCTCGATCCGCGCGTCCGGTGCGCGACGTGGCGACAAGGTGCACATCAGCTACGGCTACGGGTTGTTCACGGGCGGACTGGGGGCTCACTACGGCGCCGAGCGCGCGGGCCTCACCGTGATTCCGTTCGGCGGCGGCCAGACCGAGAAGCAGGTGCAACTGATCCAGGACTTCAAGCCGGACATCATCATGGTCACGCCGAGCTACATGCTCGCGATTGCCGACGAACTCGAACGTCAGGGCATCGTGGCCGCCGAGTCGTCGCTGCGCATCGGCATCTTCGGCGCCGAGCCGTGGACCAACGACATGCGCTCGGCCATCGAGAAGCGCATGGGCATCGACGCGGTCGACATCTACGGCCTGTCCGAAGTGATGGGCCCGGGCGTGGCCTGCGAATGCGCCGAGACCAAGGATGGTCCGACGATCTGGGAAGATCACTTCTATCCCGAGATCATCGATCCGGAGACGGGCGAAGTGCTGCCCGACGGCGAGTTCGGCGAACTGGTGTTCACCTCGCTCACCAAGGAAGCGCTGCCGATCATCCGCTACCGCACGCGCGACCTCACGCGTCTGCTGCCCGGCACGGCGCGCACCATGCGCCGCATGGAGAAGATCACCGGCCGCTCGGACGACATGATGATCATCCGCGGCGTGAACGTCTTCCCGTCGCAGATCGAGGAACTGCTGCTGCGTCAGCCGGTGCTCTCCCCGCACTACCAGATCATTCTGGACAAGGAAGGCCCGATGGACACGATGGCCGTGGAAGTCGAAGCGGCCGTGGGCTGCGACGACGCCTCCGCGCTCCAGACGGCAGGCGGCGAGCTCAAGCGCGACATCAAGACGCTGATCGGCGTGTCGTGCGCGGTTCGGGTCAAACCCGTGGGCGGCATCGAGCGCTCGGTCGGCAAGGCGCGCCGTGTGATCGACAAGCGTCCGCGTTAA